The proteins below come from a single Osmerus mordax isolate fOsmMor3 unplaced genomic scaffold, fOsmMor3.pri Scaffold_179, whole genome shotgun sequence genomic window:
- the LOC136939326 gene encoding neurexophilin-1 codes for MMRSNHGFILLLLNGTACLLALGQEQDLSSPKGPSDESTKTVGVLTGQTPPSPLSRWMLHSKSRAANATSLELPYRSPVPFSKQEFWEMLGSDLMKPDTSSSSRVKRRPIVKTGKFKKMFGWGDFYSNIKTVRLNLLITGKIVDHGNGTFSVYFRHNSTGQGNISVSLVPPVKAVEFDLERQSVVYPKDSKIFNCRVDYEKVDRSKRTSLCNYDPSKTCFQEQTQSHVSWICSKPFKVICIYISFYSTDYRLVQKVCPDYNYHNEMPYLPSG; via the coding sequence ctgGCCCTGGGTCAAGAACAAGACTTGTCAAGCCCTAAAGGCCCGTCAGACGAGTCGACCAAGACGGTGGGCGTGCTGACCGGTCAGACGCCTCCGTCCCCTCTGAGTCGCTGGATGCTCCACAGCAAGAGCCGTGCGGCCAACGCCACGTCCCTGGAGCTGCCCTACCGCTCCCCGGTGCCCTTCTCCAAGCAGGAGTTCTGGGAGATGCTGGGCAGCGACCTGATGAAGCCCgacacctcctccagctccagggtGAAGCGCAGGCCCATCGTCAAGACGGGCAAGTTCAAGAAGATGTTCGGCTGGGGGGACTTCTACTCCAACATCAAGACGGTACGCCTCAACCTGCTCATCACCGGCAAGATCGTGGACCACGGGAACGGGACGTTCAGCGTCTACTTCCGGCACAACTCCACGGGCCAGGGCAACATCTCCGTCAGCCTGGTGCCCCCGGTCAAGGCGGTGGAGTTTGACCTGGAGCGCCAGAGCGTGGTCTACCCCAAGGACTCCAAGATCTTCAACTGCCGTGTGGACTATGAGAAGGTGGACCGCAGCAAGCGCACCTCGCTGTGTAACTACGACCCGTCCAAGACCTGCTTCCAGGAGCAGACTCAGAGTCACGTCTCCTGGATCTGCTCCAAGCCCTTCAAGGTCATCTGCATCTACATCTCCTTCTACAGCACGGACTACCGCCTGGTCCAGAAGGTCTGCCCGGACTACAACTACCACAACGAGATGCCCTACCTGCCTTCGGGGTAG